From the Syngnathoides biaculeatus isolate LvHL_M chromosome 10, ASM1980259v1, whole genome shotgun sequence genome, one window contains:
- the tfeb gene encoding transcription factor EB isoform X2 gives MASRIGLRMQLMRDQLQQEEQRERQQQQNAALQYMQHRMAGPPAPTAAISTPQNYQSMQVPVEVLKVQTHLENPTDYHIRQSRRQQVKEYLSTTYATKQMVHAVAGPMPPSPPAAVGPSGGSASLPPPLHSPHRRTEQLMTGNSAPNSPMAMLNIGSSHEQEMDEVIDDIISMQSSYDDIQAYVDPVQMPKTLPLSSSHLDVYTGPRMKGPAVAMTSNSCPANLTIKREISEARALAKERQKKDNHNLIERRRRFNINDRIKELGTMIPKTNDLDVRWNKGTILRASVDYIKRMQKDVQRTREVETNFKRMEMANKQLMLRIQELEMQAHLHGLPSNSPSGLHPVDVMSPYIKQETSPEENLSHTQTQAPHHHLTQSQPPPPPPQPQPQQHHFLPQTHLHPQSHAQPQQSRQLTMLPQHLQAQPPIQYPAVGSSQPFDFAQSLDLCDGMQAFSDGMSALGDLGGLDMQGRRSDMGFLMMDEPLSPMGGDPLLSTMSPEASVDSSRRSSFSIEDGEIL, from the exons ATGGCCTCACGCATTGGTCTGCGTATGCAG CTAATGCGAGACCAGCTGCAGCAGGAGGAGCAGCGCGAGCGGCAACAGCAGCAAAATGCAGCCCTGCAATACATGCAGCACCGCATGGCTGGACCACCTGCCCCCACTGCAGCCATCAGCACCCCCCAGAACTACCAAAGCATGCAGGTGCCCGTGGAGGTTCTTAAG GTGCAGACCCACCTTGAGAATCCTACAGACTACCATATCCGCCAGTCTCGGAGGCAGCAGGTGAAAGAATACCTCTCCACCACTTATGCCACCAAACAG ATGGTTCACGCTGTAGCAGGGCCAATGCCACCGTCTCCCCCTGCAGCCGTTGGGCCTTCAGGGGGCTCAGCGTCTCTACCCCCGCCCCTCCACTCTCCGCACAGGCGCACTGAGCAGCTCATGACAGGCAACAGTGCACCCAACAGCCCAATGGCCATGCTCAACATTGGCTCCAGCCATGAGCAAGAG atggATGAGGTcattgatgacatcatcagCATGCAGTCCAGTTACGATGATATTCAGGCCTACGTAGACCCCGTCCAGATGCCCAAAACA CTCCCTCTGTCCAGCAGCCACCTGGATGTGTACACCGGCCCGAGGATGAAGGGGCCAGCCGTTGCAATGACCAGCAACTCCTGTCCTGCCAACTTGACCATCAAACGAGAAATTTCAG AAGCCCGTGCCCTGGCCAAGGAGAGACAAAAGAAAGATAACCACAATCTCA TCGAAAGAAGACGGAGATTTAACATCAACGATCGTATCAAAGAGCTTGGCACAATGATTCCCAAAACCAACGATCT TGATGTTCGCTGGAACAAGGGCACCATCCTGAGAGCGTCTGTGGACTACATCAAACGTATGCAGAAGGATGTACAGAGGACCAGAGAGGTGGAGACTAACttcaaaaggatggaaatggccaACAAGCAGTTGATGCTTCGTATTCAG GAGTTGGAGATGCAAGCTCATCTGCACGGCCTTCCCAGCAACTCTCCATCTGGCTTGCACCCAGTAGACGTGATGAGCCCTTATATAAAACAGGAGACCAGCCCAGAGGAGAACCTCTCCCATACTCAGACACAAGCTCCGCACCACCACCTCACCCAGAGccagcctcctcctcctcctcctcagcccCAGCCCCAGCAACATCACTTCCTCCCGCAGACCCACCTCCACCCCCAAAGCCATGCTCAGCCTCAGCAGTCCAGACAGCTGACCATGCTCCCCCAGCACCTCCAGGCTCAGCCGCCCATCCAGTACCCAGCTGTAGGCAGCTCCCAGCCCTTTGACTTTGCCCAGTCGTTGGACTTGTGCGATGGGATGCAGGCGTTCTCAGACGGCATGTCCGCGCTGGGCGATCTGGGAGGACTGGATATGCAGGGCCGTAGAAGCGATATGGGATTTCTCATGATGGATGAGCCGTTGTCCCCCATGGGCGGTGACCCTCTGCTCTCCACCATGTCCCCAGAGGCCTCTGTCGACTCCAGTCGCAGATCCAGCTTCAGCATAGAGGATGGCGAAATACTGTAG
- the tfeb gene encoding transcription factor EB isoform X1, which produces MASRIGLRMQLMRDQLQQEEQRERQQQQNAALQYMQHRMAGPPAPTAAISTPQNYQSMQVPVEVLKVQTHLENPTDYHIRQSRRQQVKEYLSTTYATKQMVHAVAGPMPPSPPAAVGPSGGSASLPPPLHSPHRRTEQLMTGNSAPNSPMAMLNIGSSHEQEMDEVIDDIISMQSSYDDIQAYVDPVQMPKTLPLSSSHLDVYTGPRMKGPAVAMTSNSCPANLTIKREISDTEARALAKERQKKDNHNLIERRRRFNINDRIKELGTMIPKTNDLDVRWNKGTILRASVDYIKRMQKDVQRTREVETNFKRMEMANKQLMLRIQELEMQAHLHGLPSNSPSGLHPVDVMSPYIKQETSPEENLSHTQTQAPHHHLTQSQPPPPPPQPQPQQHHFLPQTHLHPQSHAQPQQSRQLTMLPQHLQAQPPIQYPAVGSSQPFDFAQSLDLCDGMQAFSDGMSALGDLGGLDMQGRRSDMGFLMMDEPLSPMGGDPLLSTMSPEASVDSSRRSSFSIEDGEIL; this is translated from the exons ATGGCCTCACGCATTGGTCTGCGTATGCAG CTAATGCGAGACCAGCTGCAGCAGGAGGAGCAGCGCGAGCGGCAACAGCAGCAAAATGCAGCCCTGCAATACATGCAGCACCGCATGGCTGGACCACCTGCCCCCACTGCAGCCATCAGCACCCCCCAGAACTACCAAAGCATGCAGGTGCCCGTGGAGGTTCTTAAG GTGCAGACCCACCTTGAGAATCCTACAGACTACCATATCCGCCAGTCTCGGAGGCAGCAGGTGAAAGAATACCTCTCCACCACTTATGCCACCAAACAG ATGGTTCACGCTGTAGCAGGGCCAATGCCACCGTCTCCCCCTGCAGCCGTTGGGCCTTCAGGGGGCTCAGCGTCTCTACCCCCGCCCCTCCACTCTCCGCACAGGCGCACTGAGCAGCTCATGACAGGCAACAGTGCACCCAACAGCCCAATGGCCATGCTCAACATTGGCTCCAGCCATGAGCAAGAG atggATGAGGTcattgatgacatcatcagCATGCAGTCCAGTTACGATGATATTCAGGCCTACGTAGACCCCGTCCAGATGCCCAAAACA CTCCCTCTGTCCAGCAGCCACCTGGATGTGTACACCGGCCCGAGGATGAAGGGGCCAGCCGTTGCAATGACCAGCAACTCCTGTCCTGCCAACTTGACCATCAAACGAGAAATTTCAG ACACAGAAGCCCGTGCCCTGGCCAAGGAGAGACAAAAGAAAGATAACCACAATCTCA TCGAAAGAAGACGGAGATTTAACATCAACGATCGTATCAAAGAGCTTGGCACAATGATTCCCAAAACCAACGATCT TGATGTTCGCTGGAACAAGGGCACCATCCTGAGAGCGTCTGTGGACTACATCAAACGTATGCAGAAGGATGTACAGAGGACCAGAGAGGTGGAGACTAACttcaaaaggatggaaatggccaACAAGCAGTTGATGCTTCGTATTCAG GAGTTGGAGATGCAAGCTCATCTGCACGGCCTTCCCAGCAACTCTCCATCTGGCTTGCACCCAGTAGACGTGATGAGCCCTTATATAAAACAGGAGACCAGCCCAGAGGAGAACCTCTCCCATACTCAGACACAAGCTCCGCACCACCACCTCACCCAGAGccagcctcctcctcctcctcctcagcccCAGCCCCAGCAACATCACTTCCTCCCGCAGACCCACCTCCACCCCCAAAGCCATGCTCAGCCTCAGCAGTCCAGACAGCTGACCATGCTCCCCCAGCACCTCCAGGCTCAGCCGCCCATCCAGTACCCAGCTGTAGGCAGCTCCCAGCCCTTTGACTTTGCCCAGTCGTTGGACTTGTGCGATGGGATGCAGGCGTTCTCAGACGGCATGTCCGCGCTGGGCGATCTGGGAGGACTGGATATGCAGGGCCGTAGAAGCGATATGGGATTTCTCATGATGGATGAGCCGTTGTCCCCCATGGGCGGTGACCCTCTGCTCTCCACCATGTCCCCAGAGGCCTCTGTCGACTCCAGTCGCAGATCCAGCTTCAGCATAGAGGATGGCGAAATACTGTAG